AGCATTGCGGTCCAGTCCATAGCTTCGGTTCCACCTTGACCCGCGTGAATTGTAATAATTGCATTTTTAGTATCATATGGACTCGAAAGGTATGACTTTGTTTCAAGTTTTGATATTATTTTTGAGGCTTTTGATAATTCTGTGGGATCCTCAACTTCATTTAAAATTTCAATCGTAGCTGAAATGTCTTCTATCTCATCCAACTCTTCTTTTAAATTTGATAGATTTTGAAGGACAGTTTTGGCATTATTCTGGTCATCCCAAAGACTTGGATCAGTTGACAAGCTTTCCAATTTTTTCAACTCCGCTTCTTTTTTGGGAATATCTAAAACCTCTTTTAACTTGTCTAATCTCTGGGTTAGTTCTTCAATTGTTACTTCTTCGCTCATGGAGTACATATTATAGCCTTTATTTTTTTCATTTCATCTGGGTTTAAACTTTGTAAAACATTTAAAGCATCATCAGTTGTCGGGTTACTAGCATAAGATGATGGTATTTCGTCCGTGACACCCAGAACATCTACCAATTTGCCTCTGCCTATATCTAGCGCTGCGGTAATTGGTTTTGGAGCATTTTTCCAACCTAAAATCTCAGTAATTGCAGTTCTTCCTGCAATTAATAAAAATCCTTCCAAAAGCAATGTCAACAAAAATCCAAAAAAAATACCTAAAAAGACACCATCTATTGATGACTTGACAAAAATTTTGCGTATATATCCAAAAACCACAACTGCCAAAAACACCAAAACAATAATTAACCCTGCCTTAATATGACCTTGGCTCCAACTGATGTTTGAAATATAACTTAAGATATTTTGCACAATTTAATTATATACTAGTCAAACCAGTTTGCTACTTTTGTAGGTTAGTAGAGTTATAAAGGTGTGGAAGTTGGGGTTGCTGAAGGCTTTGGTGTGCCTGAGGCTTGAGGTGTGGCCGTACTAGCAGGTTTTGATGTTTGACTACCTCTAAGCCCAGTAATTACTACAACATCTGATTTTTGAGTTGTAGAGGTTTTTACATTTACTTCTTTATAGAAACTTTCTAATTCTTTTTTGAGTTCATCTTGAACTGTTTTAGACAAACTACTTAAAAAGGTAACTGTTGTAATTGTGTTATTTGTTGAATCTGCATTTCCTGATGTTATATCACTGTAACCTAGAGTTTTTAACTTATCTGAAAGTAATTTTGCTTCCCCTGTTATACCAGTACCATTTAAAATCTCTATCGAAACTTCAGACTTATTAACAGGTGCTGGTGTTGATGTTGGAGATGGAGTATTTTGTGGTTCGTCAATAGGAACAATTCCAAATGATGGAGTAGGTGTTGCTATTGGTTCACTACTAGTTTTTGAAAAGAAATAAATACCAGCTCCACCTAAAACTAATAAAAGTATAAAAATTATTAACCACTTGGAGTTAGAATTTTTTGCCCTGTTGGAAGATGATTGAAAATCAGATGCCTGAGGAGGTCCTTGCTGAGCTACTTCGTTCTGTGTTATTTGGTCTTCCATCGTTGTCGGCGCAGTATACCTATAACTTATGGGTATTGTCAAGTGTAGTCTTACTAATCAAGGTCAACAAGCTTACTTAGTTTCTCCATTAAAATGGAGTAAAACCTAAGGTTATGTATCGTGGCTAATCGGCCCGCAGTAAAATCACCAATTTTAAATAGGTGGGCCAAATACCCTCTAGTATATCTTTTACAGGTCAGGCAATCACAAGCTTCTGAAACTGGTTCGTTGGAACTTAAGTTTTTAGTTTTTGCTGGAACATAAAACTCGTAGAAATCTTTTTGAGATACATCTATCTCATCTATTGTTTTTGCGTTATATATATACATTCTGCCGTGCCTTGCATCTCTAGTTGGCAGAACACAATCAAAAATTGTAAAGCCTTGGCCAACTAAAGTTACAATATCTTCAGGCTTCCCTAACCCTAGTCCATATAGTAAATAGTTTTTGGGGCTGTTATTGGCAATAACTTTGGACATTTCATAATTTATACCCTTGTCTCCTTTGCCATCTCCACCATAACCCAAACCATCAAAGCCTATTTTTACTAGTTCTTGTGTACAATACTTTCTTAAGTCAGCAAACCTACCACCTTGAACAACCCCTAAAATAAGTGGTCTTTTACTTGTTGGTATTTTTTTTGCCTTACATATTTTTTCAAATTCATCTTTACTACGTTTGGCCCACATAATAGTCCTATCAACTGATATCTCGGTTCCTTTTTTAGTACCACCAAACAAATCAAAGTCATCCAATACAACCACCATATCAACACCTAGTTCCATTTGAATTTGTATGGATAGCTCAGGTGTTAGTAGTATTTTTTTACCATCTAGTTTAAATAAAGCTCCCTCGTCAGTAATTTTTCCCAAATTTGGGTTTGATTTTATTAAACTTCCAACTTGAAACCCCCCTGAGTCTGAAATCATGGCACCATCCCAATTCATGAACTTTTTAATCCCACCTATTTTTTTGATGAAGTCTAATCCCAACTCTTTGTATAAATGGAAAGTATTAACTAATAAACCTGTTGTTTTTGTTTCTTCAATATCTCTGGTATCAAGTGATTTAAGTACTGCCCTAGTAGCATCAGGAAAGAATACTGGTAAAGAAACATTACCATTGGCAGACCGAAAATATTTAGGAGACGTCATTTGTTACCCAGAGTTATGACAAAATCATAAGGACTTGAAGCAGGCAATGTTTCAGTCTCAGTAGAAACTTCATAATCTTCTGAAAGATCTTTAATTAAAGATTCCAAAAGTTCTTTTTTGTCACTTTTGACAGATATTACAGTTTCTTCAAAATTTGAACTAGAAGCATTACCCACAGCTACATTCTCATAGCCTAGACCTTCTAGCATTGTTTTGGCTTTACCAGCAAAACCTGCAATTCCACTACCATTTAAAACTTGTAATTTAACTACTGATCTATCAAATTCATCCTCTTCTTCTGTTTTAACTTCTTCCTCCACCTCAGGAGTAGCAACTACAACAGGAGATGGTAAAGCTTCCACACTAGAAAGACGAGACAGGCCTGAGAAATAAGTAATTAAACCTCCAACAAATGCGCCAACTAAAAGCGCTGTTGGGACTATAATCCAGAGGTAATTTGTTTTTTCTGTTTCCTCAACTACAATTTCTTCACTTGAAGGCTCTTGATCCTCAACTTTAACTGTTTCTGGTTCACTTTCTGGCTTCTCCAATTCATTCTCTTCAACGGGCTCAGCTATTTCCTCAACTACTACCATTTTTTTCTTCTTATCTTCTTCTTTTGGCATATACTTATATTAACATACTTTTCAAATTTTTGTTGCATCGTAAGCCCAATGAACAAGTGTTTGTCTTTGTTTCTTCCTGCAATCTAAATCATGAGGCTTACAGTTGTTTTTAAGTTGTACTAAGTGTCTTTTAATAGCTACCCATCTTTTTATTTGTTTTTCGTCCTCACCTTTTATCCTCCTACCCATAAAGTATCTACAATACCACTGGAACCAACCCCTAGGATCTTCTCTATATATCCAGCCCTTATTTCTCCACACAGACAAAGGCTGGCTGGCATTCACTTTAAAAAAATTAAGACCTGGGTCATGAAATTCGTGACATAACTTTGCATTTTTATACCAGTCTTTTGGAAATTCACCCCCACAATCAGTCATGTATTTACCACCAAAAACTCCCAAATAAAGCATCTCCTTTGGTGTAAGTTCTGGTTTAAAACGAGGGTCAAAGTGCTTACCTATTGGCTCAGTTAAATAATAAACGTAGCCCTTTTGCATTACATCATTAACAACAACTTTTTTACCACCATATGGCAAGCTCTGCTTATTCATTACCTAATACCAAGAAGTTCTACCTCAAAAACTAAGGTAGCATTTGGAGGGATAACACCACCAGCGCCTTGTGCGCCATAGCCCAAAGATGCAGGAATAACTAATTTTCTCTTTCCTCCAACTTTCATACCATTAAAACCTTGGTCCCAACCTTGAATTACTTGTCCTGCACCTAATGTAAATTCAAATGGTTCATTTCTATCAACACTTGAGTCAAATTTTGTTCCATCAGTTAAAGTACCAGTATAATGCACTGAAATAATCTTGCCTGAAACAGCCTCAGGACCTGTACCAACAACCAAATCTTTTATTTCTAATTCTTCCATATCAGTTTCTATATTTTGCAGGACTTCTTCACTTTCTGCAACAGGTGAAATACTACTTAGATCACTTCTTAATAAGAGAACTATACCAATAGTTGCCACAGCAACAATAGTAAAGTAACCAAAATATGAAATTAGACTGTTTTTACTTTCCTCCATTTTGCTTCTAAAATATCTAATAACTATACACTTTACCTCAAAAAGTTTCTATGGGAAACAACTGGTCTCTTCAATCTCGTCTCAAGTTTTTTCCTTGCAACTCCTGCAATTTCCCCACCATCTTCAGCATCTTTTTTTAGTTTTTTAAATCTTTTGAATCTTCAACTTTGTGAATCTCCGTGGTTGATCTTTCTCCAAGCATAGTAAAAATTAATTCAAAATCATCCATGTGATCCCTTAAATTTTGACGTTTCAAACCTTTTAATTTTTTATATTGACTTGGAGTAACACCAAATGTAGCTTTTGAAATTTCTGAAGTTAATATTTTATAATCCAAGTCTTTTTCAATTCCTCTATTTTTCCACTCGTTTGTTAGTTCTTCTCGAATAACAATCCCACGCATTCTTTTCTCAATCCATGAATCTGGATAACCTTTGAGTTTATATAGAATTCGAGTTCGTTTTGTTGCAAGCTCAGGATCTTCAATCTCTTGAATCCTTTCAAACCCTACTTTTGCCAACCACCTTTTCATTGGTTCGACTTTCGGAGAAGGAATTGTTTGTATTATACGAAACATAGTTTCCGTATTTGCGCAGTCAGTCTCTCTTTTTTTACCATCAGGTGCAGTTAACTTCAACTGTCCGATTTTATCGGACAGTTCAATAAAACCTTCCTTAACTAACTTAGTTTTAAGATCACTCCAATATTTTCGAGGCCGTTCTGAACCTACCAAAATTTCAATGATATCAATCACCGAAAACCACCATTCTCCATGATGAATTTACTTTCTAACTTTTTTATTTCTAAAAATTGCAATATGAGTATCTATCATACTTTAACAATAGTACGAATTATTACCGAAGTCAAGGAGTTTGACTCATCCCACTTTTGGATAGTGGCAGTGTTTGAAATGCTATTCAAATAGGAATCCTTACAAATCACTTATGTCTTCTAGTATTTCTTTAGTTCCGGGGAGAAGTATAAGTTTGTTAACCGTTTTTCTATTAAACCAACCAAATTCAGTGTGTTCATCACTTATTACAATATCATTTGGAGTAACGATTGCATTAAAAACAACCCTGAAACACAAAAAATTCAATCCTTTGGCCTCAATTTCATTGTGATATACAGATTTTAGTTCAAGTTTGTTAACTTCAATTTTAGTTTCCTCCTCAACTTCCCTTCTTATTGTTTCTTCAGGTGACTCACTGATGTTTATTTTGCCCTCGACTAATTGCCAATGATCAGGATATGAGCTTTTTTTACTTCTTTTAATGAGTAAGACTTGTTTTTTTGAATCTCGTATAATCGCAGTTGATATAACTAGAACCTTATCTATATTCATATTGGTATATACAAAAACTAGTATTTATCCCACTTTTGGATAGTGGCATTTCTTCCATTTTTTTCCAGATTTACACCAGCAGGGGTCGTTACGACCTATTTTTAAACCATTTGTTGTTGACATCCCTTGACCTGAGGCAAAAGTCGTAGTATTTAACAAGTTGTTGGGATTTTGTCGTGGGCTAGAAACACGAGAAACTTCAGACAACCCAGTTCCATCCTTTTTATCAATGTTTTCCCTCATTAAGTTAACTGGGATTTCTTGTGGTCTTTGTGTAACTCCAATTCTAAATATCCTTCTTGCTATTTCTTCATCAATTCTATTTAAAAGTCCTTCAAACATCTCGTATGCTTCACCTTTAAATTCTACTAATGGGTCACGTTGTCCATAGGCCCTTAAACCTATAGCACCCCTTAAGTCATCGATTGCATCAATGTGGTCAATCCAATGGTGATCAATTGCTCCTAGGTATGCATATTTTTCAATTTGGCGCATAACCGTCTCTCCAACTTCTTTTTCGCGTGAATTATATATATCTTTAAAAATTGATTCCAAAAACTCTTCTACCGCTTGTGGATTACTTCTTTTTTGAAGCTCTTTTTTGAAATTTTTTGTAGATTCAGGATCAAATGGAATTACTTCTAGAAAACCTGCCGTAACAGCATCATAGTCAACAGATTCAGTAACAGATTGTGATATCTTTCCTGCGTGGATTCCTAATTTTTCAGAAACTTCTTCTTTTAAATTGTTACTATCTAAAATTTTTCTCCTTAAAGTGTAAATTATTTCCCTTTGCTGATTGGCAACATCATCAAACTCAACTAAACGTTTCCTTGTATCAAAATGAAAACCCTCGACCTTTACCTGAGACTGTTCAATTGCACGACTTACAAGTGAGTTTTCAATTGGCTGATCATCAGGAATTGAAAGCCTATCCATTAATGATTTTATTTGTTCTCCACCAAAAATTCTCATTAAATCATCCTCTAGTGACAAATAAAACTTTGATGATCCTGGGTCACCTTGTCTTCCAGCCCTTCCTCTTAACTGGTTATCTATTCGTCTTGATTCATGTCTTTCTGTACCAATAACATGAAGTCCACCCACATTGATAACATCCAAGTGATCTCTCTCCCACTTTTTAACATCTTTTTGTGATTCAGGCTTTGCTCCTCCTAAAATAATATCGACACCACGGCCTGCCATGTTTGTAGCAACAGTTACGGCCTTAAGTCTGCCTGCATTGGCTATAATTTCTGCTTCTTTTTCATGGTTTTTAGCATTTAAAACATTATGTGGTATCTTTTTTCTTTTTAAGAGTTCTGAAACTATTACATTTTTTTCAATTGAGGTGGTTCCAATTAAAACAGGTTGACCAGCTTCATATCGTTCAACAATGTCGTTTGCAATAGCACCATACTTACCAGACAGTGTTTTATAAATTGAATCACCCTCGTCAATTCTTATATTTTCCCTGTGTGTAGGTATCGCAACAACTTCTAGTTTATATATTTTTTTGAATTCCTCAGCTTCAGTTACTGCAGTTCCCGTCATACCTGACAAGTGTTCATACAACCTAAAATAGTTTTGGAATGAAATGGTTGCCAAGGTTTTACTCTCTTGCTGTATTACTACTCCCTCTTTTGCTTCTACTGCCTGATGGAGACCATCACTCCATCTTCTGCCGGTCATTAACCTTCCTGTAAACTCATCAACAATAGTTACTCCTGCATCGTTTACAACATAGTCTCTATCTTTCAAATACAAACTTTTGGCGCGAAGTGCATTTTCAATGTGGTGGATACTTTCAAAATCTTTTTCATACAAATTATCAACTTTTAATACTTTTTCAACTTTTGATATACCTGTTTCAGTTAGAGATGCACTTTTAGCTTTTTCGTCAACTTTAAAATCAATCTCTGGCTGTAACTTCTCAACTAATTTTGAAAACTCGTAGTATTTTTGTGTGGGCTCAGTATCAGGAGCTGAAATAATTAATGGTGTTCTTGCTTCATCAATTAAAATTGAATCAACCTCATCAACAATTGCAAAGTAGTGCTCTCTTTGCACCATCTCAGATAAATTTTGAACCATATTGTCTCGAAGATAATCAAAACCAAATTCATTATTGGTTCCATAGGTGATATCACAGGCATATGCCTCTTTTCTTGATACTGGTTTTAAATGAGAAAGTCTTTCGTCGCCGTGGCTATTATCAGTATATTTAGGGTCATACACAAAAGATTTATTTTCTTGGACAATGACACCCACAGAAAGTCCCAACAACTCAAAGACAGGAGCATTCCACCCAGCACCAAGACGAGCTAAAAAGTCATTTACAGTAACCAAGTGGACACCTTTACCTTCTAAAGCCCTTAAGTAGAGTGCGGGGACAGCTGACAGCGTTTTACCTTCACCTGTTTTTTGTTCTACTATTTTACCTTCAAAAAGAGCTGTAGCTGCCATTAATTGGACATCGTAGTGGCGTTGTCCCAAAACACGAAGTGAAGCTTCACGAGCAAGGGCAAAGGCGGAAGGTAAGGCATCTGTCAAATCTTGACTATTTGCAATTTGTTTTTTTAATTTTTCAGTTTCTTTTTTAAAATCTTCAAGTTTGAATTTGGTAAATTTTGACTCAACCTCATTGATTTGTGTGACAGTTTTGTTTAACCTGTCAACTTCTCTCTGGTTAAGATCTAAAAATTTAAATAAGTTTTTGAACATACTTGCTTTGTCATTCTACCAGATATAGACTTCAAATAAAATTATATATGAGCATAAGAGAAGCAATACGTGAAGTACGCAAAAAAAATAAAGAATCAGGAAGGCGTCGTGGTAAAGAAAGCGAAAACAAAGTCGGTGATGCTCTAGGAATATTGGCTGCTAATGGATACATCACTACCTCTTGGGATGCAAGTGGTACTGAAGACAAATTTGAGGGTATTGATAAACACATACAACTACCCGACGGAACAATAATCGACCTACAAGTTAAAAGTTCGAGGTCGGGTGTGGACATAGCCAGACAAAACTATCCCCATATACCAGCTATTGAGGTTGATTACAATGAAAAGATAGACCATCTAGCCATGAGATTACTTGGACTGATTCGAGCAAAAGTTGAAGGTAGATTTTAATAGCTACAGATAAACATCAAGTTTGCTTCTGGATAAAACCAAGTTACTTTTGAGAATATTTCT
This bacterium DNA region includes the following protein-coding sequences:
- a CDS encoding NUDIX hydrolase produces the protein MNIDKVLVISTAIIRDSKKQVLLIKRSKKSSYPDHWQLVEGKINISESPEETIRREVEEETKIEVNKLELKSVYHNEIEAKGLNFLCFRVVFNAIVTPNDIVISDEHTEFGWFNRKTVNKLILLPGTKEILEDISDL
- a CDS encoding LytR C-terminal domain-containing protein; this encodes MEDQITQNEVAQQGPPQASDFQSSSNRAKNSNSKWLIIFILLLVLGGAGIYFFSKTSSEPIATPTPSFGIVPIDEPQNTPSPTSTPAPVNKSEVSIEILNGTGITGEAKLLSDKLKTLGYSDITSGNADSTNNTITTVTFLSSLSKTVQDELKKELESFYKEVNVKTSTTQKSDVVVITGLRGSQTSKPASTATPQASGTPKPSATPTSTPL
- a CDS encoding FKBP-type peptidyl-prolyl cis-trans isomerase, with the protein product MEELEIKDLVVGTGPEAVSGKIISVHYTGTLTDGTKFDSSVDRNEPFEFTLGAGQVIQGWDQGFNGMKVGGKRKLVIPASLGYGAQGAGGVIPPNATLVFEVELLGIR
- the secA gene encoding preprotein translocase subunit SecA; this translates as MFKNLFKFLDLNQREVDRLNKTVTQINEVESKFTKFKLEDFKKETEKLKKQIANSQDLTDALPSAFALAREASLRVLGQRHYDVQLMAATALFEGKIVEQKTGEGKTLSAVPALYLRALEGKGVHLVTVNDFLARLGAGWNAPVFELLGLSVGVIVQENKSFVYDPKYTDNSHGDERLSHLKPVSRKEAYACDITYGTNNEFGFDYLRDNMVQNLSEMVQREHYFAIVDEVDSILIDEARTPLIISAPDTEPTQKYYEFSKLVEKLQPEIDFKVDEKAKSASLTETGISKVEKVLKVDNLYEKDFESIHHIENALRAKSLYLKDRDYVVNDAGVTIVDEFTGRLMTGRRWSDGLHQAVEAKEGVVIQQESKTLATISFQNYFRLYEHLSGMTGTAVTEAEEFKKIYKLEVVAIPTHRENIRIDEGDSIYKTLSGKYGAIANDIVERYEAGQPVLIGTTSIEKNVIVSELLKRKKIPHNVLNAKNHEKEAEIIANAGRLKAVTVATNMAGRGVDIILGGAKPESQKDVKKWERDHLDVINVGGLHVIGTERHESRRIDNQLRGRAGRQGDPGSSKFYLSLEDDLMRIFGGEQIKSLMDRLSIPDDQPIENSLVSRAIEQSQVKVEGFHFDTRKRLVEFDDVANQQREIIYTLRRKILDSNNLKEEVSEKLGIHAGKISQSVTESVDYDAVTAGFLEVIPFDPESTKNFKKELQKRSNPQAVEEFLESIFKDIYNSREKEVGETVMRQIEKYAYLGAIDHHWIDHIDAIDDLRGAIGLRAYGQRDPLVEFKGEAYEMFEGLLNRIDEEIARRIFRIGVTQRPQEIPVNLMRENIDKKDGTGLSEVSRVSSPRQNPNNLLNTTTFASGQGMSTTNGLKIGRNDPCWCKSGKKWKKCHYPKVG
- a CDS encoding tRNA guanosine(34) transglycosylase Tgt, giving the protein MTSPKYFRSANGNVSLPVFFPDATRAVLKSLDTRDIEETKTTGLLVNTFHLYKELGLDFIKKIGGIKKFMNWDGAMISDSGGFQVGSLIKSNPNLGKITDEGALFKLDGKKILLTPELSIQIQMELGVDMVVVLDDFDLFGGTKKGTEISVDRTIMWAKRSKDEFEKICKAKKIPTSKRPLILGVVQGGRFADLRKYCTQELVKIGFDGLGYGGDGKGDKGINYEMSKVIANNSPKNYLLYGLGLGKPEDIVTLVGQGFTIFDCVLPTRDARHGRMYIYNAKTIDEIDVSQKDFYEFYVPAKTKNLSSNEPVSEACDCLTCKRYTRGYLAHLFKIGDFTAGRLATIHNLRFYSILMEKLSKLVDLD
- a CDS encoding LytR C-terminal domain-containing protein → MPKEEDKKKKMVVVEEIAEPVEENELEKPESEPETVKVEDQEPSSEEIVVEETEKTNYLWIIVPTALLVGAFVGGLITYFSGLSRLSSVEALPSPVVVATPEVEEEVKTEEEDEFDRSVVKLQVLNGSGIAGFAGKAKTMLEGLGYENVAVGNASSSNFEETVISVKSDKKELLESLIKDLSEDYEVSTETETLPASSPYDFVITLGNK